The sequence cctgcttgatctcaaccagggccagagccttttctgacctggaccccacctggtgaaatgggatcccagaacaaaattaaaacagttctgcagggcctgcaaaagggagctccaccgccaggcatttggttgaggttgactgcaACCAACAACACCCACTGGGCCCTGAACCTCCCCTCCCAGGTATCCATGCACCTGACTTGAACAACCATGGTCTTGTTTGATTATTATGTTaaactgttatattgttgttattataattaCAGTTGTTGTTATTCAATTCTATTCAATATGTACAACTGAGTTTGATGCACAGTTATTTCATGTTCCTcgtgaactaccctgagcctcaggggagaacggcatatacatgtaataaaataaaataaaaaataaaaatattactcACCAGACAAGATACTGCTGGACTGAGAAGTTGGAGTGAAAGGTCTATGCTTATCACAATATGCCCTGTTTCTATGGTGGGATTGTGGAGATCCTCAACAGATGGTTACATATGGAAAGGGACTAGGGATGGGTACGAACCAGGGCAGAGACAAAATTTCCCCATTTCCTGGACCTTTGTCCAGTTTGGGAGTCTGGTTGGCAGTCATGTTTAAAGGATGCCAAATATTCCCTTTTTGTGGCCTTTACTGCCATCTAATAAGCATTCATAGAATGCCCTTGaagcttcatcatgagttttccacTGAACTTACTCGAGCCATCTCAGTTCGTTTCCTTTTGCACAGCTCTGATCTAGATCATTGAGCAAGCTTGGGACAGGAGCAGAGAAGACTGTGCTTCTCCTGAAGGAATGGGTTTGTTTAGTGAATCAAACCATCAGTGCAtcgtcagtattgtctactcagactagcagccgCTCTCCACATCATCCACTGCATGGTCCTTTGAACTAGAGATGCTGAGAATTGAACCATGAACCTGGTGTGTTCATCCACAGCAGGATGCATCCTGGGATATTGCTATAGCCTGACCTACAGTTGGCAGCTCAGATTTCCTTTGATCACATACAAGACTGCCTTGAGGACTGGCCAGAAAGTtcaactagtccaaaatgcagttgACAAACCACTGTCTACAGTGGTACAGAGTGAGTGTGCCTCccctgtgctgaaagatctgcactgacTGCTTGAAACTTATTTGAAATTTTAAGGCTCGAAATGGTTTCCTATCAGGGTACTTGAAAACCCCCACCTCTTCCCATATTGActgaggtctttggttgaggccagagtatgggagatctgcaggcccctcacaacacaaacacacatcaaTAATACTGATGCTCCATCTGATAGGACAGGCACCCCTAGTACTCGCCCCCCAGGCACTGGGTGAGGAGGGATTGAGTGGGAAGGGTGAAGTTTTATTCTCCCACTGGGTAAACTTTAATAATTGtgggattttaaattttatatctgTAGGGTTTATGACTGTCTGTAACTTGCCACAAGACAGTCTCAATAGCAGCgggatataaactgaatgaatgaatggtccaGTTCATCAGTGAAATTCCTAAGATTAAGCACTTTACTTCAGATGCCCTTGACCATAGAAAGGGCACAGCTTTCTTTAGAGACAAACTAACTGATTTCATAGGCAGGGAGAAACACAGACCAAACTTTCTAAGCAGCACAAGGAGAGTTCCTTTGATTTAGAGAGTGTTAATACTTACTAAAAAATATCCAGGCATGTCATTGTGTGGAGAGGCCATTCTGAAGCTTTCATCCTGAAAATGTTGGAAGTTTGTAGATAGTGCAATACCAGAAGTCCGAAACCGGCTCGTCCCACAGGAATTCTGCAAGCCTTCCCTGTTTGTTCTTTGAGCCAGTGAAGTTAGAAATCCTACATTATTTACAGAAACAATGGGTTCTTTAGATACTTTGATCGATACGTCTGCCAGTTCCCTGGCCTCCATTTTAGAATGGATGTCAGGTCGTTTACCAGGTGAGTCCATTCTGTTGCTGTGGTATCTAGGACTCCTGGTGTAAGAGGAGTCTGAAAAACTGTGCACCTCCAATGATCGCAACACATTTGGAGGTGCAGCAGACCGGAAGTTACCAGCTTCAAAGGACCGGGATGAGAGCGGAGGTTTCTGAGGACTGCAGTGGGTCACTTGGGCTGAGCGCTGAAGAGATGACAGACATGTGTTCTTCGGGGAGCTCAATTCATGGAATGTAGGAATAAATGCCTTTGCTGTACCAGAGGTCAAAGGTTCTGTATTGGGCTTGCCAAGAAGTCCTGCAGTGTTACAATTCTCATCACCACTAGATGTCCTGATCAGCTCTGGGTTCACCTTTCCTGCAAATAGCTCACTGCGTGGTTCAGCAGGGCTTGGTTCTGTTAATGCCACAGCATCCCTGTTTGGTGTCGAGTTGGGTTTTTCTTCTGTGGCATGTACATCCATGTGGTTGAGAACTGGGCACAAAACATGGCCTCTCTCATTTTCTGCTCTGCCATTTTCAGCGCTTTTTTCAGAACCTGTAAGCAGAGTTTGGATTAACATTATGTTGTCCGCAGGAAATTTAGCAGCTTCTTTTTCTTTATGCAAGGTTTTAGGCCTTGGCTGTGGGGTACCAAATGACTGAGGCTGGGAGCTGGCCTCCCTTTTGTCATTTCCCTTGGAGAGGTCACTATCAATGGTGGGTGCTCTCCTACCAGCCACACCCAAAACAGAAAGTGCTTTTGGAGGCAATTCTGAGGGAAAGGAATTGCCTGGAGTTGGTAAGCAAGACTGTCCAATCTGAGGGAGTGCCTGGAAAAAACGGTGCCGAGCAGCTGCCATGGATCCACTGGCCGGACGAGGAgccaatggaggatggggaaacACTTTTATGAGCTtcttaggctgagagaaaggaaACAGAGGCATGGTTATTGTCACTAGAATGACCACACCACCTACAGAATTTCATTGCCATAACAGCATATATTTTTGCTGGTCATCATTGACCGTATTAATAAACTGAACATGGCCATCAATTCCAGAATTGCTAGGCTTCTTGAGCTGAGAGCTCTTTACCTTGGCAACACAGAGCCTGAGGGGAGGGAACTAGTCTTAAAGCCCACTTTCCATACTTGGAGTTCATGCCAGGACTGAGTTCCCCCACAAGGCCATTCCTGCTCTCAAGCCTAACTTGGATGTCCTTTCTAGTGAGGTCTGAGATTAAAGTCCTGGCTAATAAATGCTGGCCAACATTATGGCAAAATAGTTCGTATTGTACTTTGAGTAAGCAAATTCTATTTCAGGGGTTCCCAATCTAATACAGTGCAGTGggcacagacacaaaatggctgctgatgaAGGCAGAGCTAGCCCTAAAATTGCTGCTGCTGTCATAATGAAGATAATGATGGTGTGacagcagctgctgcccaagaaacattaaaaaaaatctgcacagcaaatcaaatctccaatagccaatctGGCTGGGCAAAAGACCCACCTGACCCCACCCATTGATGAGCCTGATTGCTTGAGACCATATTGCAGAGCCCCCAT is a genomic window of Paroedura picta isolate Pp20150507F chromosome 8, Ppicta_v3.0, whole genome shotgun sequence containing:
- the ZFAND4 gene encoding AN1-type zinc finger protein 4 isoform X7; its protein translation is MNKMKLLKAKMESMNLNKKPKKLIKVFPHPPLAPRPASGSMAAARHRFFQALPQIGQSCLPTPGNSFPSELPPKALSVLGVAGRRAPTIDSDLSKGNDKREASSQPQSFGTPQPRPKTLHKEKEAAKFPADNIMLIQTLLTGSEKSAENGRAENERGHVLCPVLNHMDVHATEEKPNSTPNRDAVALTEPSPAEPRSELFAGKVNPELIRTSSGDENCNTAGLLGKPNTEPLTSGTAKAFIPTFHELSSPKNTCLSSLQRSAQVTHCSPQKPPLSSRSFEAGNFRSAAPPNVLRSLEVHSFSDSSYTRSPRYHSNRMDSPGKRPDIHSKMEARELADVSIKVSKEPIVSVNNVGFLTSLAQRTNREGLQNSCGTSRFRTSGIALSTNFQHFQDESFRMASPHNDMPGYFLSPGLGLNGTIMAMGKRIAGDASHLPPVNGSVQTKKKIAKHCCFCGKKTGLATSYEYVETTFVQLTAMQRLTPVRTTTRTQGEDTCRNQIPWSALPNFPKSNPGCTARIQNPAAAWTVFLGLCFQCKICQAANAGRLHVIEGSMQTRLSQTSLFSSELKVFKVVFKNISLNSVSIFRSICQSSQFCVICKLGLVVSSLFQRPHEDGVLTERTEKPFKIPLPAEVKAGILPKCVKPSKEIFLPSTATVS
- the ZFAND4 gene encoding AN1-type zinc finger protein 4 isoform X3 yields the protein MASKKEPPFFNEDNVGSLYCKLPYCETMELFIETLAGTCFELQVSPVETVVSVKAKIQRLEGIPVSQQHLIWNNIELEDDCCLNDYNIAEGCTLKLILAMRGGPINTRRVPVEDPIREITEYMDPSYDDVWEKGPCNKQIAFLILREGDQVNFFRVIDRGDGTITPLSESLSGGSIYNLYPEDDEDAEASPSGQQIIENSITMNKMKLLKAKMESMNLNKKPKKLIKVFPHPPLAPRPASGSMAAARHRFFQALPQIGQSCLPTPGNSFPSELPPKALSVLGVAGRRAPTIDSDLSKGNDKREASSQPQSFGTPQPRPKTLHKEKEAAKFPADNIMLIQTLLTGSEKSAENGRAENERGHVLCPVLNHMDVHATEEKPNSTPNRDAVALTEPSPAEPRSELFAGKVNPELIRTSSGDENCNTAGLLGKPNTEPLTSGTAKAFIPTFHELSSPKNTCLSSLQRSAQVTHCSPQKPPLSSRSFEAGNFRSAAPPNVLRSLEVHSFSDSSYTRSPRYHSNRMDSPGKRPDIHSKMEARELADVSIKVSKEPIVSVNNVGFLTSLAQRTNREGLQNSCGTSRFRTSGIALSTNFQHFQDESFRMASPHNDMPGYFLSPGLGLNGTIMAMGKRIAGDASHLPPVNGSVQTKKKIAKHCCFCGKKTGLATSYECRRLNQDFMKPCGSLMALEGFPEWMWKQLLCNSPLCRDSLLYVRLQERRAKILAGIKSRGQRSQTSQNLILVVRHASRILQLPGPFSLGCAFSVRFAKLPMRAGYM
- the ZFAND4 gene encoding AN1-type zinc finger protein 4 isoform X4, with amino-acid sequence MASKKEPPFFNEDNVGSLYCKLPYCETMELFIETLAGTCFELQVSPVETVVSVKAKIQRLEGIPVSQQHLIWNNIELEDDCCLNDYNIAEGCTLKLILAMRGGPINTRRVPVEDPIREITEYMDPSYDDVWEKGPCNKQIAFLILREGDQVNFFRVIDRGDGTITPLSESLSGGSIYNLYPEDDEDAEASPSGQQIIENSITMNKMKLLKAKMESMNLNKKPKKLIKVFPHPPLAPRPASGSMAAARHRFFQALPQIGQSCLPTPGNSFPSELPPKALSVLGVAGRRAPTIDSDLSKGNDKREASSQPQSFGTPQPRPKTLHKEKEAAKFPADNIMLIQTLLTGSEKSAENGRAENERGHVLCPVLNHMDVHATEEKPNSTPNRDAVALTEPSPAEPRSELFAGKVNPELIRTSSGDENCNTAGLLGKPNTEPLTSGTAKAFIPTFHELSSPKNTCLSSLQRSAQVTHCSPQKPPLSSRSFEAGNFRSAAPPNVLRSLEVHSFSDSSYTRSPRYHSNRMDSPGKRPDIHSKMEARELADVSIKVSKEPIVSVNNVGFLTSLAQRTNREGLQNSCGTSRFRTSGIALSTNFQHFQDESFRMASPHNDMPGYFLSPGLGLNGTIMAMGKRIGDASHLPPVNGSVQTKKKIAKHCCFCGKKTGLATSYECRRLNQDFMKPCGSLMALEGFPEWMWKQLLCNSPLCRDSLLYVRLQERRAKILAGIKSRGQRSQTSQNLILVVRHASRILQLPGPFSLGCAFSVRFAKLPMRAGYM
- the ZFAND4 gene encoding AN1-type zinc finger protein 4 isoform X5; its protein translation is MASKKEPPFFNEDNVGSLYCKLPYCETMELFIETLAGTCFELQVSPVETVVSVKAKIQRLEGIPVSQQHLIWNNIELEDDCCLNDYNIAEGCTLKLILAMRGGPINTRRVPVEDPIREITEYMDPSYDDVWEKGPCNKQIAFLILREGDQVNFFRVIDRGDGTITPLSESLSGGSIYNLYPEDDEDAEASPSGQQIIENSITMNKMKLLKAKMESMNLNKKPKKLIKVFPHPPLAPRPASGSMAAARHRFFQALPQIGQSCLPTPGNSFPSELPPKALSVLGVAGRRAPTIDSDLSKGNDKREASSQPQSFGTPQPRPKTLHKEKEAAKFPADNIMLIQTLLTGSEKSAENGRAENERGHVLCPVLNHMDVHATEEKPNSTPNRDAVALTEPSPAEPRSELFAGKVNPELIRTSSGDENCNTAGLLGKPNTEPLTSGTAKAFIPTFHELSSPKNTCLSSLQRSAQVTHCSPQKPPLSSRSFEAGNFRSAAPPNVLRSLEVHSFSDSSYTRSPRYHSNRMDSPGKRPDIHSKMEARELADVSIKVSKEPIVSVNNVGFLTSLAQRTNREGLQNSCGTSRFRTSGIALSTNFQHFQDESFRMASPHNDMPGYFLSPGLGLNGTIMAMGKRIAGDASHLPPVNGSVQTKKKIAKHCCFCGKKTGLATSYECRCGNNFCATHRYAETHSCTYDYKNAGRRYLQESNPVVSAPKLPKI
- the ZFAND4 gene encoding AN1-type zinc finger protein 4 isoform X6; translated protein: MASKKEPPFFNEDNVGSLYCKLPYCETMELFIETLAGTCFELQVSPVETVVSVKAKIQRLEGIPVSQQHLIWNNIELEDDCCLNDYNIAEGCTLKLILAMRGGPINTRRVPVEDPIREITEYMDPSYDDVWEKGPCNKQIAFLILREGDQVNFFRVIDRGDGTITPLSESLSGGSIYNLYPEDDEDAEASPSGQQIIENSITMNKMKLLKAKMESMNLNKKPKKLIKVFPHPPLAPRPASGSMAAARHRFFQALPQIGQSCLPTPGNSFPSELPPKALSVLGVAGRRAPTIDSDLSKGNDKREASSQPQSFGTPQPRPKTLHKEKEAAKFPADNIMLIQTLLTGSEKSAENGRAENERGHVLCPVLNHMDVHATEEKPNSTPNRDAVALTEPSPAEPRSELFAGKVNPELIRTSSGDENCNTAGLLGKPNTEPLTSGTAKAFIPTFHELSSPKNTCLSSLQRSAQVTHCSPQKPPLSSRSFEAGNFRSAAPPNVLRSLEVHSFSDSSYTRSPRYHSNRMDSPGKRPDIHSKMEARELADVSIKVSKEPIVSVNNVGFLTSLAQRTNREGLQNSCGTSRFRTSGIALSTNFQHFQDESFRMASPHNDMPGYFLSPGLGLNGTIMAMGKRIGDASHLPPVNGSVQTKKKIAKHCCFCGKKTGLATSYECRCGNNFCATHRYAETHSCTYDYKNAGRRYLQESNPVVSAPKLPKI